The genomic region ATGATTCGAGTTGCACGCTAACTGAACCTGATTTTACATTTTTAAATAAAGTGACAACACTCGAGAGTTTTTATGTGACAGAGAATGAATTAAAAAATTTAGATTCTTTAAATGATGCAAAAATTAGTCACCTAAAAGAGTTGAACTTGTCTAAAAATAAACTTTCTAGTATAGAGCCTCTGTTTTATAATCAATCCATTCAAAATGGCAGCCTAACAACATTAAATATAAGTGATAATGAACCCCTTACGACAATTGCAGGAATACATAAAATCGATAGTTTAGAAGTGCTGAATGCAAGGAATAATAGTATCAATCAAATTGAAGACCTATTCTTATTAAACAACTTAGTTGATGCCGATTTATCGAGCAATAAAATTGTTGCGTTACCAAACACAGTCACACAAAGTGGTGACGTATTACTACCTGCAATTCAAACACTAAACTTATCTAATAATAACATTGAAAGTATTGATAATTTTAGAGAGAATGGAAGTCTTATTACAATCAATCTAACTGATAATAATGTGAAAGAAATTTCGAATTCTTTTAATAATATGACAGAACTCAAAACGGTCCTTCTAACCGATGTAACGAAAGATGATGGAAAAGAGAATCAAATTGCTTATATTGAAGACTCATTTAATAATCTTGCAAATTTGGAGTTTGAAGAAACAGGAATTTTGCGATTCAATTTCACTACAAAGGCAGACACTGGTAATGGAGATGGATTAAAAATAATAGGGTCATTTAATGAAATGGAACAATTCACGAGTGTTGATATGACTAATTACGGTGTATCTATGATTGATGAAGACTCATTTATGTTAAACAACGTTTTAGAATTCAATGCATCACAAAACAGTTTAGAAACACTTGATTGGATCAATAATCTTCCGAATTTAATGGCTTTACTAGTCGGTGATAATAAAATCAGTGTTCCGAATGCATCTACGTTTGAACAGTCAAATGTTCGAATATTAGATTTAGGTAATAACAAACTAGTTGACATTGATTTCTTACAGTATATGCCAGGGCTTGAACTCGTTAATCTTGAATCAAATTTCATAGACGATGTAAGTGTGTTTAATGGAAAGAGGCACGAGTTTAAAGAATTAAAAGAATTATCCTTAAAAAATAACCAGGTTCAGAGAGTGAATGGTTTAACGGATTTACCAAGTCTCACAACACTTAATTTAATGGAAAATGAAATAACTGAAATCAATGGAGTAAATGATCAACCTGCGCTATCAAATTTACCAACACTTACGGATTTATATTTTGGAAATGAGACTCATTTAACAAAAATAAATGGATTAAACGCACTAGGAATTACTGAATTAGATTTAAAGACGATTACTAGTCAAGAAGTAGAGATTTCCTCAGTTAGTTTATCTGATAATCACAACATGACAGAATTAGACATTTCAGACAAACTCATTCTAGATGGAATTAGTAATCTGCAACATGGGTTCAGCTTTATCAGTAACTTGGACTATTTAGAGTCGTTAAACCTATCAAATACAGGCATGACTGATTTAACACCACTAAGCAATCTGACACAATTAAAAATGCTTGCACTTAATTATAATCACTCTGTAGCTGAGGGACAATCGCTTACCGATCTATCACCACTTGAAAACTTAAAAAATCTTGAAATTTTAGCCCTAGATGGAAACAATATTCAAGATGTAAGTACACTTCAAGATTATCCTAATTTAGAAATACTATCCTTACAAGAGAATAATATAGGGACACTTAATGGAATTAACCAAATGCCTAATTTGAATATGTTAAGTCTGTATATGAATCCAATTCATACAATTGATGGGTTAAATAACATTGGACTCGATTCATTATCTCTAAATAGTTTTGCTATAACTGAAATTACATCTGATAGTTTAAAGGATAATCATTTTACAGATTTAGATTTAAGTAATCAATCGCTTACGAATATAGAATTCACTAAAAACTTAACCTACCTAGACACCCTTAATTTAAGTCATAACGCCTTAACAAATATCTCGTCTCTAAGCTACTTAAAAAATCTAAAGGAGTTAGACTTAGGTCATAATAATATTGATGATATCAGTAAACTAGGTACACTTAGTTCCTTACAGAAACTATACTTGAATGATAATAACATTACATCTATTAAATCGCTACAAACAGGTAGTAGTGTTCTAGATGCACTAACTCAACTAGAGTATTTAAACCTGAGGGAAAATACAATTACTGAACTCACGGGTCTAAACAACATGGTAAATCTAGAAGAACTGTACTTACCTACTACTATTACAACGTTCAAAGATACATTATCCGGAACAAACTCATTAAGAGAAATAAATAAACAAGAACCTAAGAATCTGTTTAGCCAATTTGATGTCACTGTAAAAGACCTTGTCATTGATAATAGTTTTAATAGTCATGCATTTAATCAAATTTACATGCAGGCAGGGTTTAATGAGACAATTTCAGGTTCATTTAAAAAGGTGACACACTTAGATTTAAGTCATACAGCATATTCAACCTCAACACAGTTATCATTTATTAAAGACATGGACTCCCTAACAACTCTTATTTACAATGGAACTAATATACAGACTCTAAGTAATGTAAATTGTAATGCCAACCTATCTGAATTAGATTTATCTAATTCATCCATTACTACAGTTAGTAATAGTTTTGTAAACTGTTCAAGTCTTAAGGAGATTAATCTATCAAACACAGGAATTAATGACTTTACATTTATTGAATCGAACACTAATTTAGAGAGTATAGACTTGAGATCCCTTACTATTGATCTTGATACATTTACACTCGATATCTCAAATATGAGTCAATTATCTCAAGTCGATTTAAGCGGAACATCAATTCGTGTGCTCGATAATAGTTTTAATAATAACAACAAGGTAACAAATATAATCTTTGAATCAGCGGCACGTATTAAAAATTCATTTAATAATCTACCTAACTTTAAGAAAAATTCGTTTAGTAATACACTTTTCTTAATAAGTCCGGAGAATCAAATTCATATAGATCATTCGTTTAATCAGACTTCTTCTATAAACGATATTGAGTTTGCAAACTACAATACGTCTGTATACATATCAGACTCATTTAACGGTGCTACAAATGTAGGCTCTCTTTCGTTCAAGGATCCTAGTCGGGTATATGAACTTTCTGGGTTCAATAACACTAGTTTAGCTGAGTTACAGGGATTTGAAAATCTACAACTTATAGAAGGATTTGAACAGGCAAAGCTTTCAGCAATCGAACTAACAAGTGAACACATTACAGATGCAATGATAAATGAACTAATTACAAATATCGACCAATCATCTGTTGAAATTTTCACCATTGCTAACTCGAATTATGTATCACAGGCTACATTAAATAACATTAATAAACTGCAAAACTTAGAAGATCTAACGATTCGATACATTGATAACGTTAATCATATTGACTCGATAAGTTTAGAATTAGTCAATCAATTAAAGTTCTTTAAATTTGAACATGATACCCCTGATGAAAATCGAATTATTGATGTGTTGGCACGAAAAACAACAACTACTACTATTTTAAGGATATACCCAGGAAATTCTGGTATTGACTATGAGACTTCATTGCGTTCACTATTTGAAACCAATATAAGGTCGAATAGTTCATACATGAATACTTTAGAAACAGAAATCACGAATCAGTATGATCAGGAGTTAAGGGAGACTTTAGAGACACAATATCCAGATGAATCGTATGATGAAATTACTATTCGATTAAATGAAATAAAACAAGAAGCAGCCTATTCTATAGAGATTACGAACAGAATTAATAATACGATTCTAGAACAAGTTGATGATAAAATGAGCAAGTATTTGATTTACTAAATAAATTAATTTTAAGAGTCTTACTTCTTTGAAGTAGGCTCTTTTTAAAAAACATATAAAATAACTAAGATTTATACAGCAGTTGAATAAAATGGCAAATGATACTGTGCAATGAACATAAATTTGATATAATAAGAATACACATGATGAAGAGATTATAAACAAAACGAACCGTTTTAAAGGGATGAGTACTGATGAAAATTTATCTAACAAGACACGGAAAAACAGAATGGAATGAAGCGGGTAAACTTCAAGGACAAAAGGATTCTGCTCTTGTAGAGGATGGAATTAATAATGCTAAGAAGTTGAACAAACGCCTTAAAAATATTACGTTCGGTTGTATATATTCGAGTCCGTTAAAACGAGCATTTGATACGGCGTGTTATATAAGAGGAGAAAAAGATACACCAATCGTAATTAAGGATTCAATAAAGGAAATGAATTTTGGAAGTTGGGAGGGCGTCCACCACAGTATTATTAAGGAAGAATATACAAAAGATTATGACTACTTTTGGAATAAACCACATTTGTACGAAGCTAAAAGTGGTGAAGGGTTTAACGAATTGATTGAACGTGTGAAACGAGCTCTTACTGAAATAATCAATGAAACAAAGTCAGAGTCAATTTTAATTGTGACACATACTGTTGTTATAAAAGCTATTTATGCAATTATTGAGGAGCGTACGCTCGATACATTCTGGGATCTACCCTTTATCCATGACACCTCACTTACAATTATTGAGGTTCATGAGGATCGATATACGATTACATTAAGGGCAGACACTACTCATCTTAAATAACTTAAATTTGATTTATAACAGATATCACAGACAATAAATTCTTTAATATAAGGAGATGAATGTATGAAAACGATTAAACTATTTACAGTTGATGCATTTACAACGACTATATTTAATGGAAATGCTGCAGGGGTGGTATTAGATTCAGACCACTTAGAAACAAAAGAGATGCATAAGATCGCAGGTGAAATTAACCTATCTGAAACTGCATTCTTAAGTAAACCTACCACGATTGAAGCAGATTACCGTATCCGTTATTTTACCCCAACCGATGAAATTGATTTTTGTGGTCATGCTACCGTGGCGGCATCTTGGATTATTGGCACAGAAAGTAATGTGACACAAAATCGTATAGTAAAATTGGAAACAGAGATTGGTATCGTTCCTGTTGAATTACATTATGAGAATGAGACGTTGAAGTCAGTTGTCATGACACAAGTCCCACCGCAAGTAAAAGAGTTACCTAAAGAAGATGATTATAGAACAATTTTAGAAATGTCCGGAATCAAGGAATCCGATTATGAAGATCGTTATCCTATAAAGTTAGCCTATACAGGAAACTGGGATATTATGATTCCAGTCAAAACAAGACAAGCAATTGATGAAGCGGTTCCTGATTTTAAACGTCTTAAGGCACACAATAAAAAACATGGAATAGCAAGTGTACACTTATTTACATTTGATACGCGTGAAGATGACTGTTTACTATATACACGAGATTTTTCTCCTGCTGTAGGTATTGATGAAGATCCGGTTACAGGTTCTGCAAATGGAGCATTGGCCGGTTATTTAGTAATCGAGGGGATATTGGAGCAAAAGCAGAATAGGTTTAAGATCATGCAAGGGAACTCAAAAGGACGAATTGGGACTCTAGATATATCGACTGATGTTATAGACGGTAACATCCGTATTCAAGTTTCTGGCAGTGCGGTGCGAGCGATTGTAGGTAGTATATCGTTTTAAACACTATATTAACTTTCACAAAAAGGGTAACAGCTAATACGAACACTTCTCTTAGAATTTAGGATTAATAGAGGAGTGTTTTTTGTATTTTTATTCATCTCATTGATTTAATTTACATATAATGGTAATATTAACACTGTTAATATAGTTAACGATGTTAATAACAGAAAGTAACACCCATTATACAATATTCGTTTATTAACAATAGAGAGAGGTAGTCTGTTATGTCAATCAAAGAACGTAAAGAACGAGAACGAAAAGAAAAACGTTTACAAATAGTAAACGCAGCAAGAATACTCTTAAAAAACGAAGGGATAGAAGGGATATCTATTCGAAAAATTGCAAAAATGATTGAGTACTCTCCAACGATGATCTATCATTACTTTGCAAATAAAGATGAGATAATAAATGAACTAATGAGACAAGGATATATAAAAATTTTAAACTCCCTCAATATGAATAAACATGATAACGTGTCAGCTATTGATCAGTTTAGAGAAAATATTAAGCGATATATAAACATGGCGATTAAGCATGCGGATGAATATCATAGTATACTTTTAAATGATTCTAAGATGATTTTAAATCATACCTCAGTATTAAGTATAGGTGCAAGTAAAAACAGACAAACAATTAAAATACTTTGTAATCTCATAGAAGACATAACTAATCAAAAAGAAAAAAAGTTCGAAGGGGAAGAGGTTGAATTAATAGCACAAGTAATCTAGTCTTCAATGTTTGGACTAATTGTTAGAATGATTGTTGAGGGCTCAAGTGATAAACAAAAAGAACGCTTAATTGAGGGATTTTTAGACTTCACACTTTCTAGTATACGATCGTATTAGAAAAGCATTGTCTACTCGTATCGGTTCTTATAATGGATTCTATAATCAATAGCTGTTACTGGTATTATATTCAAAATGTTCTTAGTTAAAATGTGATTATAGTCTATAGTACTTTTTTAAAGAATAGATTAATGAGACTTATATATAAAGGAGTAAATAAAAATGATGGCAAAGAAAATCATGTTACTTATTGTGACTCTATTCACCCTATTTTTAACGCTTTCAATTGGTGGATTAACATATTTACACTATGGTCAGAAAGAAGTCAATAAAACAATAGTGAATGATGTAGATCTTACTACAATTGAAGATGGTGTCTATATTGGTGAGTTCGAAGGTCATAGATGGAGTAATAAAGTAAAAGTTGATATTGACGACCACAAAATCGTAGACATTATTACAATGGGTGATCAATTATTTAACGACGAGCAAGTAAAGAATGAGTTGTTTGAACAGGTAATAGAAGAACAATCAGTAGACGTTGATGTCGTCTCAGGAGCAACAATCTCAAGCAAGGCCTATTTAAAAGCAATCGAGAATGCACTAAAGAATGGATAGATTAAATTAAACCGGGAGGATAATATGAAAATTTTAATTGTTTATGCAACAAAGTACGGGAGTACTACAAAAGCAACACTAAAATTAAAGGAAGCATTAAATGAAGAGGTATCTATAGTCAATATTATGGAAAATAGCCTATTACCAAAATTGCAAAACTACGATTGTGTAATCTTGGGTGGTTCAATCTATATGGGAAAAATCCAAAAGCAAATCAGAAATTATGTAGATGCGAATTTATCGCAATTAATGACTAAACGTATAGGATTGTTTATTTGTGCAGGTTCGCCAAATAAAAGCGACCGAGAACAAGAATTTGTGAATGCTTTTCCAAAAAAACTATATGATCATGCAGTGTGTAAATCGTTGTTTGGATACCAGATTGATTATGAAAAAATGAAATGGCACGACAAGTTTATTATGAGAATTGTTAGTAAAAGTAAAGAAAGTGTGTTTGAATTATCGGAAGAGGTTATCGAACAATTTGCAAAAACAATAAAAAGTAGCTAAAAACAGCTGCTTTTTTCATTTAAGATTTTTAAAATGTAAAAAAATGTAAAATAATTACTAATTTGTTTGTCGTATGAGGTGTTGATTTGTTATAATAGGTAAGTGATTATTTAAAAATGAAGGAAATACTAGTTGAATGGCGTATATAGTCAGAAGGATGGAGTAGTATGATTTATGTTTTAATAGGTATTTTTTCTTTTGTTTTAATGTTTTTATTTGACGTGTTTACACTATACGATCGTCCCTACTTGAAGCGGTTTTTTGGGATTATTGGATTATCTCTATTCATTTACTCAACTATTCAGGTTATTGTTCATTCAGATCGTATTAATTTACCACTCGAAGTGCAACTAGTAGCAGGTATCTTATGTTTATTGTCCCTACTATTATTAGTATTTTCATTGTTTATAGAGGTATCGTTTATAAAGACTTATGGAAATGAAACGCACAATAACAATTTAGTGAATACAGGAACGTATGCACTTTGTAGACATCCGGGTGTACTATGGTTTGCTTTTATTTTTTTGTTCTTATTTCTTTTTACAGGAGCAGAATTATTAATAATTGCAGGAATTAGCTGGACCCTAATGGATGTCATTTATATTTTATTGCAAGAACGCTATATATTTAATCATATGTTTAAGAGTTATCCTGAGTATCAAAAAACAACACCGATGTTGATACCAAATAGGACAAGCATTAATAAGTGTATAGAGACAATTATCTTTATTAATAAATAAGAGGGTAATTAAATAAACAAATTAGATACGTTTTAAAATGGAGGGATGATTTACATGGCAACATTACAAGAACTACTAAAAAATAACGAGTATGAAAAGATTTGGGATAAATATTGCGGGTTTCTAGATTTATCGATAGAGGAATTTATGCAAATTCAGGAACGTTTATTAATGGAACAAATTGAAATTTTATCAAATAGTAAAATTGGTAAAAAAATCATGGGTGAGGGGGTTAAGCCAACATCTATTGAGGAATTTAGAAAGACAGTCCCACTAACTACTTATGAAGACTATGCCGATATACTTCTTGAAAAAAAAGTTGACGCTTTACCTATAGATCCACAATATTGGATTAAGACAACCTGGAAGGGTGGAACTCACGATACAAAACTAGCTCCTTACTCTAAGGAAATGATTGACGAACATACAAAGTCATTTATTGCAAGTTTAATTTTATCGACAAGTAAAAGGCGGGGACATTTTGATGTTCGCGTATTTGACAAATTCTTATATGGGATGGCACCACTTCCTTACCTAACTGGACTAGTGCCACATGCGCTTCAAAATGAGATTGAGTTTACTTATCTACCCTCATTAAAAGAAGCTGAAACGTTAGGGTTTAGAGAACGTAATAAAGTTGGCTTTGAACTAGCCTTAAATAATGGTGTAGACTTTTTCTTTGGATTATCAAGTGTCCTTGTTAAAATTGGTGAAGACTTTATGAAGGGACCAGACTCGAAGAATAAAACTAAAACAAAGATACGCCCTTCAAATCTTAGGATGATTGGACGATTCGCTAAAGCATTTGTAAAAAATAAAATCTTTAATAAGCCACTATTACCTAAAGACCTTTTTAAATTTAAAGGAATAATATGTGCAGGAACTGATACAAGGGCGTTTAAGGATAAAATAGAGCGTTTATGGGGAACGAAACCTCTAGAATTATTTGGTGGAACGGAAATTGCAACAGTAGGTGTTGAATCATGGAGGAGAAATGGACTGACGTTCTTCCCAGACGTTAACTTTTTAGAGTTTATCCCAGAAGCCGAATCAAAGCGTAGTCTGTATGATCAAACTTATATTCCAACTACAGTCCTATTAAATGAGTTAGAACCAGGAAAGCGATATGAACTTGTTACGACTAAGTTTAGAGGTGGCGTATTTGCAAGATATCGTGTTGGTGATATGATTGAATGTGTATCTACAAACGATTCTCTACACGGTATAAATTTACCTCAATTCAATTATGTAGATCGTATTTCAAATGTAATTGACTTAGCAGGTTTCACAAGAATTACAGAGGGTACAATTGAACAAGCCTTTCAACTGTCGGATTTAAAAGTAAACGATTGGATTGCCTGTAAAGAATATGAAAATAATGAGCCGATACTAAATTTATATCTTGAAACCGATCAAACCGACAATTTAAAAGAACAAACATTAAAGGATATTGTACATAGACATCTTAAGGAATTAGATTCAGATTACCGCGATATCGAATCTCTATTAGGTCGTGACCCATTAAAACTTACCGTACTTGAAAGTGGAACATTTAAAGCATACAAAGAGAATAATGGTACAATGATTAAAATCAATCCGAGTAGAGAAGCAGTAAATAAGCTAGTTGGTTAATATTATATTTTAATACGCTCTGTTTATATGGTATAATAAACAGAGCGTATTCCTTATTTTTTGATAAAAATTGACAGTCATATTAAAGAATGACTTAATAGAATTTAATATTATTCTAGGGGATACTAAACGACTAGTTTAGTATAATTGTAAAAAGAGGGTGGTAATTATGACATACTTAACAATTATTCCTTTTGTGGGATTCATTTGTTATACAATTCTTTTCTCTATTTTAATGGGATCTAGAAAAAACAAACTTGCGAGAAACTTTATTTACTATATTATTTCAATGATTATATGGAGTCTAGGGTCTTTTTTAATGCGCACAGACTTACCACCTAGTCATTTATTTTGGAATCGAATATTATGTACTGGATTAATCAGTTTTCCTGTGTTATTTTATCAGTTTACTCTAGTATTGACTAAACACCGCAATCAAAAGTTTCTCCTTTATGCAGGCTATGTTTTAGCTCTACTTTTTCACATTGCAAATGTATCCGGCTTGATTATAGAAAAAGTAATGATTGGTGATCAAGGCCGTCTTATTTATAAATTAGGACCACTTGCACCGATTATGGCGGTTTGGGGATTAATTTATTTATTAATCTCATTTTATCAAATCTATAGAAAGGTTCAAAAGGGCGAAATACCATTTGTTCGGGTTAAATTAATCCTACATGGGTTAATTCTTGTCATCATTGGTGCTATGCTAAACTTTATAGAGTCTATAGGCCAATACCCATTTGATATTATATTAAATACTATTAATGCCATTTTAATTACGTATTCTATATATCGTTATAAGTTTTTAGAAATTAAACTAATTGTTAAAAAAGGAATAACTTACTCTCTTTATACATTAATTTTAACAGGGGTTTATATTGTTTCCATTTTTGGTGTTCAACAATTTTTGAGAGAAGTTATCGGTTATACCAATATGACGGCAATGATGGCAGTTGCTGTTATATTAGCACTTATTTTTCAACCTATTAAAAATCTTATTCAGCATTGGATTGACAAACTATTTTATCGCGAAAACTTAGATCATAAGGCCATACTAAAAGAGTTTAGTCGTGATATTAATAATATACTAGACCTTGATGAGATAACGGATTGTTTAAAGAAAACTGTTCAAAAAGGACTACAACCCAGTAATGTAACCATTGCTTTAAAGCGAGAAGGATATGATTACTTCTATATCTATGATTCTTTAAATCAGAACAAATGGTGTGATGAATTAAAGTATGGTGAATCCCACCCGATTGTAGAGTGGTTTTATGATGGGAACCCCGTTCTAACCATTGGACAAATTGAAAATTCTCAACACTTTGCCAGTCTATGGGGGAAAGAGAAGAAACAACTCTCTAAATTAGAATTAGAGTTGATTGTACCAATTTTATACCGCGAAGAATTAATGGGATTATTCATTCTATCTGAAAATAAATCAGGTGAGGCTTATACAAAAGCTGAGATAGATCTATTATCCACCCTTGTAAATAATGCTGCTGCTGTAATTGAAAATGCTAAACTTTATGAATTTGCTAAGAATCAAGCAATTACAGATGGATTGACAAAGTTACATAACCACCGCTATTTCCATGATCGGTTAAAAGAAATTGTAAATAAAGAACTTTATGATGTCTTTTCAATTGCCATGATTGATGTTGATTTATTTAAATTTTATAATGATTTTTATGGTCACTCGGCAGGTGATCGTGCGTTAATTCGAATAGCGGAGGTGTTAAGAGATAATACGTATGAGAATGACATAGTCGTTCGTTACGGGGGCGAAGAATTTGCTATTATCTATCCTAACATATTAGGAGAAGATTCGTATAAAGCACTTGAAAAAATTAGAAAAGCTGTTGAAAATACATTTGCATCAAATAAAAATTATAGTGATTTTATTACTATAAGTGCTGGTGTTGCAAATTATCCTGGAGATGGTAAAACAATTGAAGACGTGCTTGATGCTGCTGACCGTGCTATGTATGAAGCGAAGCATAGTGGAAGGAATAAAGTGGTACTGTATTCCTATGAAGAAGATAAAGAGACAAACAATTATATTAACGATCAAAGTATGCAGGATAGTATAAAATCAGCATATTTATCATCGATATATGCACTAGCTGCAACTATTGACGCTAAAGATAGTTATACATATGGTCACTCTGAAAATGTGGCAAACCTTGCAGTCGAGCTAGGTAAGGCTGCTTTATTTAATGACAAACAATTAGAAATTGTAAAGAATGCCGGATTACTACATGATATTGGGAAAATAGGAATACCGGAAAGTATTTTAACAAAACCAGATCGATTAACGGAAGAAGAACAGAAAATTATGCGTAAACATGTCGATATCTCGATTACTATAATTAAACATGTTCCTAATCTAATTGAGGTCATTCCTTCTATTATGAGTCACCATGAACGCTATGATGGAAAAGGGTATCCACGTGGAATGAAAGGTGAAAGTATTCCGATTGAGGGTAGGTGTTTATGTATTGTTGATTCATTCGATGCAATGATTACAGACCGCCCTTATCGTAAAGGATTAACCGTAACTCAGGCGATAAATGAATTACGAACGAATAAAGGAAAACAATTTGACCCAGAACTAACAGATATCTTTATTTCATTGGTTATTGAAGGAAAGATAGATGAAATCACCATTCTGAATCGTACAGCATAATAGTTAATTTCATATAGGATTTAATTTTAGGTAACCTTCAGGGTTACCTTTTTTATGGCAAAAGACCATATTACTACTGTGAATTTAACAATACACAATGAGATATCTAAAGAAAGCATTTTGGTTGAGCTGACACTTTACTATCTTTTATAATAATGTTAGGATTATAAATTTATACGAAAAGA from Haloplasma contractile SSD-17B harbors:
- a CDS encoding GH3 family domain-containing protein, which encodes MATLQELLKNNEYEKIWDKYCGFLDLSIEEFMQIQERLLMEQIEILSNSKIGKKIMGEGVKPTSIEEFRKTVPLTTYEDYADILLEKKVDALPIDPQYWIKTTWKGGTHDTKLAPYSKEMIDEHTKSFIASLILSTSKRRGHFDVRVFDKFLYGMAPLPYLTGLVPHALQNEIEFTYLPSLKEAETLGFRERNKVGFELALNNGVDFFFGLSSVLVKIGEDFMKGPDSKNKTKTKIRPSNLRMIGRFAKAFVKNKIFNKPLLPKDLFKFKGIICAGTDTRAFKDKIERLWGTKPLELFGGTEIATVGVESWRRNGLTFFPDVNFLEFIPEAESKRSLYDQTYIPTTVLLNELEPGKRYELVTTKFRGGVFARYRVGDMIECVSTNDSLHGINLPQFNYVDRISNVIDLAGFTRITEGTIEQAFQLSDLKVNDWIACKEYENNEPILNLYLETDQTDNLKEQTLKDIVHRHLKELDSDYRDIESLLGRDPLKLTVLESGTFKAYKENNGTMIKINPSREAVNKLVG
- a CDS encoding diguanylate cyclase gives rise to the protein MTYLTIIPFVGFICYTILFSILMGSRKNKLARNFIYYIISMIIWSLGSFLMRTDLPPSHLFWNRILCTGLISFPVLFYQFTLVLTKHRNQKFLLYAGYVLALLFHIANVSGLIIEKVMIGDQGRLIYKLGPLAPIMAVWGLIYLLISFYQIYRKVQKGEIPFVRVKLILHGLILVIIGAMLNFIESIGQYPFDIILNTINAILITYSIYRYKFLEIKLIVKKGITYSLYTLILTGVYIVSIFGVQQFLREVIGYTNMTAMMAVAVILALIFQPIKNLIQHWIDKLFYRENLDHKAILKEFSRDINNILDLDEITDCLKKTVQKGLQPSNVTIALKREGYDYFYIYDSLNQNKWCDELKYGESHPIVEWFYDGNPVLTIGQIENSQHFASLWGKEKKQLSKLELELIVPILYREELMGLFILSENKSGEAYTKAEIDLLSTLVNNAAAVIENAKLYEFAKNQAITDGLTKLHNHRYFHDRLKEIVNKELYDVFSIAMIDVDLFKFYNDFYGHSAGDRALIRIAEVLRDNTYENDIVVRYGGEEFAIIYPNILGEDSYKALEKIRKAVENTFASNKNYSDFITISAGVANYPGDGKTIEDVLDAADRAMYEAKHSGRNKVVLYSYEEDKETNNYINDQSMQDSIKSAYLSSIYALAATIDAKDSYTYGHSENVANLAVELGKAALFNDKQLEIVKNAGLLHDIGKIGIPESILTKPDRLTEEEQKIMRKHVDISITIIKHVPNLIEVIPSIMSHHERYDGKGYPRGMKGESIPIEGRCLCIVDSFDAMITDRPYRKGLTVTQAINELRTNKGKQFDPELTDIFISLVIEGKIDEITILNRTA